In one Fusarium keratoplasticum isolate Fu6.1 chromosome 5, whole genome shotgun sequence genomic region, the following are encoded:
- a CDS encoding Aliphatic nitrilase: MSPSIRIAACHTAPVFLSARQTTAKAIKLIKQAAKNKANLVVFPETYIPAFPVWSSLRPPTENHDLFKRMALESVYADGDEVQAIRATAKQLGIMVSIGLSEKVRSSSATLYNSNILIGTEGEVLVHHRKLVPTFFEKLTWAPGDGHGLQVAETPYGKIGNLICGENTNPLARYTLMAQGEQIHISTWPPIWPTRVPPPPSQDEPTNSVPEKPNYDNVTANRTRAAAHCFEAKCFGVLCSAVLGDDAIKTISGGSPYLTQVLEQSQRGATQFLDPTGALLPGFTVDPETQEHVPTEYLQKHEGILYADIGVEDCIEGKQYHDVVGGYQRLDVFDLRVNRTRPSAVTFVEGGSKLQFQELKENTGENVS, encoded by the coding sequence ATGTCCCCTTCTATCCGAATCGCCGCCTGTCACACCGCTCCGGTGTTTCTGTCGGCACGACAGACAACGGCAAAAGCCATCAAGTTAATCAAGCAAGCTGcaaagaacaaggccaaTTTGGTTGTCTTTCCCGAGACGTACATTCCTGCCTTTCCCGTCTGGAGCTCGTTACGCCCTCCAACCGAGAATCATGACCTCTTTAAGCGCATGGCCCTCGAATCCGTCTACGCCGACGGTGACGAAGTTCAGGCTATCCGCGCCACGGCAAAACAGCTGGGCATCATGGTCAGCATCGGTCTATCAGAAAAGGTCCGCTCGAGCAGCGCAACTCTTTATAACTCGAATATCCTTATTGGAACCGAAGGGGAGGTCTTGGTCCACCATAGGAAGCTTGTACCGACATTCTTCGAGAAGCTAACCTGGGCACCCGGAGACGGCCACGGATTACAAGTTGCCGAAACCCCCTACGGAAAAATCGGGAATCTGATTTGTGGAGAAAACACCAACCCTCTGGCCCGGTATACTCTGATGGCCCAAGGCGAACAGATTCACATCTCTACCTGGCCACCTATCTGGCCCACCCGCGTtccgcctcctccctcccaagACGAACCGACCAACAGTGTACCAGAGAAGCCTAACTATGACAACGTCACTGCCAACAGGACTCGTGCTGCCGCTCATTGCTTCGAGGCCAAGTGCTTTGGAGTTCTCTGTTCAGCCGTTCTCGGAGACGACGCCATAAAGACTATTTCGGGCGGCTCCCCGTACCTCACTCAGGTGCTGGAACAATCTCAACGTGGTGCAACTCAGTTTCTGGACCCAACTGGAGCGCTTCTGCCTGGGTTCACCGTGGACCCCGAGACGCAGGAGCATGTTCCTACTGAATACCTTCAAAAGCACGAAGGAATTCTCTACGCGGATATAGGCGTCGAGGATTGCATAGAGGGGAAGCAGTATCACGATGTTGTCGGTGGATATCAACGTCTAGATGTCTTTGACTTGAGGGTCAATCGAACTCGCCCGTCTGCGGTGACATTCGTCGAGGGGGGCAGCAAGCTTCAGTTCCAGGAGCTGAAGGAAAACACTGGGGAGAATGTATCTTAG
- a CDS encoding Beta-glucosidase, translating to MAISEHTRADAARIRKLLESLTLEEKCTLLSGKNMWETAAIERLGIKSLKTSDGPAGVRGSRWTDGTHTTHIPCGISLAATFDPDLVEKVGTILGSEAKSKGAHVLLAPTMNISRSPFGGRNFENFGEDPFLTGNMATAYIRGVQSMGTGACMKHYVANDMETRRFNMDEKIDERTLREIYLRPFHMALEAQPLTAMTAYPKVNGHHVDTSRYLVHDILRQEWGYKGLVMSDWGGLNSTVDSICATTDLEMPGPPLRYGKALMEAVQMGQVSETEHVDPSVQRLLQLLQKFKLLGREEQLSITSDAEAEITANEVETDTPEFRRITREAASQGIVLLKNDNLLPLDPRAIRKLAIIGPNARNPTIGGTGSAIVNPYYITTPYESITSLSKERNPDMEIVHEQGIFTHLQPPLIGHCLTRPGSGTPGLQVDFFAGQRFEGDIVATTFWQDSLVYFMSDGDVPAPLRGTIFSYRATGLLRPSVTGVYDFSLSNTGKAKLFIDGELLIDNTEWTKISGNFMNCGSVECFSSKFLEAGKTYELRVDNVVVPPPTKPHDNTLFHKISGVRVGLLFRHDEEAMFRNAVGAAQDADAVIFVVGHNNDTEREGSDRTSLSLPRRTDELVSAVCAANKNVVVVAQSACAISMPWAGAASAIVHAWYQGQECGNAIADVLFGLVNPSGKLPLTFPRRIEDHGSNKWFPGDAIADKAEYGEGILVGYRWFDQQDIQPLWPFGYGLSYTTFSITDAIIKGKVRRDGSSSAVVQVAITNTGSLLGSEVVQLYVSSSTRISSSGLSSAPRALAGFRKVTVDPGESKMVSIELAATAFWWFDPNAQGTARGAWRLDEGTYKCYVGASSRDFAKELDVIVG from the coding sequence ATGGCAATTTCCGAACATACCCGGGCTGATGCAGCCAGGATCAGGAAATTGCTCGAGTCTCTGACGCTGGAGGAAAAATGTACTCTGTTATCTGGAAAGAACATGTGGGAAACGGCAGCGATTGAACGACTCGGCATCAAAAGCCTCAAGACAAGTGACGGTCCAGCCGGCGTGCGCGGTTCCCGATGGACAGACGGAACACACACAACTCATATTCCGTGCGGAATCTCGCTCGCAGCCACCTTTGACCCGGACCTGGTTGAAAAGGTCGGCACCATCCTGGGATCAgaagccaagagcaagggCGCCCATGTCCTTCTCGCGCCGACCATGAACATCAGCCGCTCTCCATTCGGCGGTCGTAACTTTGAGAACTTTGGCGAGGATCCGTTCCTGACGGGCAACATGGCAACCGCGTATATCCGCGGCGTTCAGAGCATGGGCACTGGGGCTTGCATGAAACACTACGTCGCCAACGATATGGAGACGCGTCGGTTCAACATGGACGAGAAGATTGATGAGAGGACACTGCGAGAAATCTACCTCAGGCCCTTTCACATGGCGCTCGAGGCTCAACCTCTGACTGCGATGACGGCTTACCCCAAGGTGAACGGCCACCATGTGGACACAAGCCGATATCTTGTCCACGACATTCTTCGCCAGGAGTGGGGATACAAGGGCCTGGTCATGAGTGACTGGGGTGGCCTCAACTCGACGGTCGACAGCATCTGCGCAACAACAGATCTTGAGATGCCGGGCCCTCCGCTTCGATATGGCAAGGCATTGATGGAGGCGGTGCAAATGGGCCAGGTGTCGGAGACCGAGCATGTCGACCCTTCTGTCCAGCGGCTGTTACAGCTGCTCCAGAAGTTCAAGCTTCTGGGCCGAGAAGAACAGctctccatcaccagcgATGCTGAGGCCGAAATCACAGCCAACGAGGTTGAGACAGACACGCCTGAGTTCCGCAGAATCACAAGAGAAGCTGCATCCCAGGGCATTGTTCTCCTCAAGAACGACAATCTGCTTCCTCTAGATCCGCGAGCCATTCGAAAGTTGGCAATCATCGGACCTAACGCAAGGAATCCCACCATCGGCGGAACCGGCAGTGCAATCGTCAACCCGTACTACATCACCACCCCATACGAGTCGATCACGTCTCTCTCCAAAGAGAGAAACCCGGATATGGAGATAGTACACGAGCAGGGCATCTTTACGCATTTGCAACCACCTTTGATCGGCCACTGCCTCACGAGGCCGGGTAGTGGCACTCCGGGTCTCCAAGTCGACTTCTTCGCAGGACAGAGGTTCGAGGGCGACATCGTGGCAACCACTTTCTGGCAGGATTCTCTCGTCTATTTCATGAGCGACGGAGATGTTCCTGCTCCTCTGCGCGGTACCATTTTCAGCTATAGGGCCACCGGACTCCTCCGTCCCAGCGTCACGGGAGTCTATGATTTTAGCTTGTCCAACACGGGCAAGGCGAAGCTCTTCATAGACGGGGAGCTCCTGATCGACAATACGGAGTGGACCAAGATCAGTGGGAACTTTATGAATTGCGGAAGCGTAGAGTGCTTCTCCAGCAAGTTCTTGGAGGCTGGTAAGACTTACGAGCTGAGGGTTGACAATGTCGTCGTTCCTCCTCCCACTAAGCCACACGACAACACACTCTTCCATAAGATCTCGGGGGTGCGGGTTGGCTTGCTGTTTAGGCacgacgaggaagccatGTTCCGCAACGCCGTAGGCGCAGCACAGGATGCAgacgccgtcatctttgTAGTTGGTCATAACAACGATACCGAGAGGGAAGGGTCTGATCGGACATCGCTGTCTCTTCCACGCCGCACAGATGAACTTGTCTCAGCTGTTTGCGCCGCCAACAAGAACGTGGTCGTGGTGGCACAGTCCGCCTGCGCCATAAGCATGCCTTGGGCTGGTGCAGCCAGTGCCATTGTGCATGCGTGGTACCAGGGGCAAGAGTGTGGAAACGCCATAGCTGATGTCCTTTTCGGGCTCGTCAACCCGTCAGGCAAACTCCCCCTGACTTTCCCCCGCAGGATTGAGGACCACGGCTCCAACAAGTGGTTCCCTGGCGACGCAATCGCAGATAAGGCCGAGTATGGGGAGGGCATCCTGGTGGGATATCGCTGGTTTGATCAGCAAGACATTCAGCCGCTGTGGCCTTTTGGCTATGGCCTGTCTTACACCACGTTTTCCATCACTGACGCAATCATCAAGGGCAAAGTGAGGCGAGATGGTTCCTCCAGTGCTGTCGTGCAAGTTGCCATCACAAACACGGGAAGCCTACTTGGAAGCGAGGTGGTTCAGCTTTATGTGTCTTCTTCCACACGTATCAGCAGCTCTGGTCTCTCTTCCGCCCCTAGAGCCCTCGCCGGGTTTAGAAAAGTCACTGTAGACCCGGGAGAGAGCAAGATGGTCAGCATCGAGTTGGCAGCCACAGCCTTTTGGTGGTTCGATCCCAATGCGCAGGGTACAGCCCGCGGTGCGTGGAGGCTCGATGAGGGCACGTACAAGTGTTACGTTGGTGCCAGCTCACGCGACTTCGCCAAGGAGTTGGATGTGATTGTGGGATAA